The following coding sequences are from one Danio rerio strain Tuebingen ecotype United States chromosome 21, GRCz12tu, whole genome shotgun sequence window:
- the LOC141380039 gene encoding paraneoplastic antigen Ma1 homolog — translation MEVSEIIAWCRDKDVGLDKVIILSNVPTDCEDRVIYNVLDTALGVEIGGPEVGLWYTQVVCVAAEAPKKSKEDEFQTKLNLFLQNEGKSLADISSLASPAPDLNTKLVEAINSLVQTCHVASSEERGIYRKLRPFSGFIPTPLGEDEFEIWVEQTTHILEEWQCSDNVKKQKLVECLRGPAADIVRFEKTGNSAATYSDYLSVLESAFGSTEDAADLMLKFRSTYQNEGEKLSAYILRLDRLLHSMLRKKGIEYSALNHLRMQQIVRGALAGDMVAMRLRMTHKLCEPPSFNELMKEVREEENMVSSRRILPSNVAMSVVPTTKKDSSANSGTVDSEVEKLKKEIRGLKNEVSRLSAAAKEPVAHDRPAMHSLAAVADCKTPTRTVTKANIFCYRCGEDGHLKRDCKNDENLRKVNQRLIRMRQSSGNFSGAQ, via the exons ATGGAGGTTAGTGAGATTATTGCTTGGTGCAGAGACAAAGATGTGGGTCTTGACAAAGTTATTATTCTTAGCAATGTGCCTACAGACTGTGAGGACAGAGTGATCTATAATGTACTAGATACTGCTCTGGGAGTTG AGATTGGAGGACCTGAAGTAGGTCTCTGGTACACACAGGTTGTGTGTGTTGCAGCTGAAGCTCCTAAAAAGAGCAAGGAAGATGAATTTCAGACTAAGTTGAATTTGTTCCTTCAAAACGAAGGAAAATCATTAGCTGACATTTCAAGTTTGGCATCTCCTGCTCCTGACCTCAACACTAAGCTGGTCGAGGCCATAAACTCCCTTGTTCAAACATGTCATGTGGCTTCATCTGAGGAGAGAGGGATATATAGAAAACTGCGCCCTTTTTCAGGGTTTATACCAACTCCTCTTGGGGAAGATGAGTTTGAGATTTGGGTGGAGCAGACTACACACATTTTGGAAGAGTGGCAGTGCTCTGATAATGTTAAGAAGCAGAAACTAGTAGAGTGCCTCAGAGGTCCTGCAGCAGATATTGTAAGATTTGAAAAGACTGGCAACTCAGCCGCTACTTATAGTGACTATCTTAGTGTACTAGAGTCAGCATTTGGCAGTACTGAGGATGCTGCAGATTTAATGCTTAAATTTCGAAGCACATACCAGAATGAAGGAGAGAAGCTGTCAGCCTACATATTGAGGTTGGACAGGCTGCTCCATAGCATGCTGCGGAAAAAAGGAATTGAGTATTCTGCTCTTAATCATCTTAGAATGCAGCAAATAGTCAGAGGTGCCCTGGCAGGTGACATGGTGGCTATGCGTTTGAGGATGACCCACAAGCTTTGTGAGCCACCTTCTTTCAACGAGTTAATGAAGGAGGTTAGAGAAGAAGAAAATATGGTCAGCAGTAGGCGCATTTTACCGTCTAATGTTGCCATGTCTGTAGTGCCCACTACCAAGAAGGATTCGTCTGCTAACAGTGGTACTGTCGACTCAGAAGTAGAAAAGTTAAAGAAGGAGATTAGGGGGCTGAAAAATGAGGTGTCTCGGTTGTCAGCTGCAGCCAAAGAACCTGTAGCCCATGATCGTCCAGCCATGCACAGTCTGGCTGCTGTTGCTGACTGTAAAACTCCAACACGTACAGTAACCAAAGCCAACATATTTTGCTACAGATGCGGGGAAGATGGGCATCTTAAGCGGGACTGTAAAAACGATGAAAATCTCAGGAAAGTAAACCAGCGACTCATCAGAATGAGACAATCTTCGGGAAACTTCTCCGGGGCTCAGTAA